AAGAAGAGCCGGCCGCGGCCAGCGCCGCGGAAAAAGCGGCCGACCCGTTCGAGCAGGTCGACTTCGGGGACTACTTCGACGAGTGGATGGATCCGGGTTTCCGGACGCAGGCGGCCGAAGACAGCGAGAAGCCGTCGTTCGAGCTGTTCCTGTCCGCTCCGGTGACGCTGAGCGAGCACCTGCGGCAGCAGCTGGCCCTCGTCGTTCTGGACGAAGAAGTGCGGGCGGCGGCCGATGCGATCATCGGCAACCTGGACGAGACGGGCTACCTGTCCGTGCCGCTCGAGGAGATCGCGCAGTCGGAGGGATTCTCCGAAAAAGCCCTGAAGGAAGCGCTGGCGGCGGTGCAGCGGCTGGATCCGGCCGGCGTGGGGGCGCGCTCGCTGCAGGAATGCCTGCTGCTGCAGCTGGACAGCCGCGGGGCGCGGGGCGGCGTGGCGTGGCAGATCGTGGAGAACCACCTGAAGCTGGTCGAGTCGCGCAGCACGAAGGAGCTGATGCGGCTGCTGGGCCGGCCGCAGGAGCACATCGAGATCGCGCTGGAGGTGATCCGGCACCTCGACCCGAAGCCCGGGCTGAAATACTCCGGTCCCGGGGCGCGGCAGGTGGAGCCGGACGTCTTCATCACGAAGAACGGGGACGAGTACGTCATCCAGATCGCGGACGAGGATCTGCCCCCGCTGCGCATCAACGGCAGCTACCGGCGGCTGCTTGATCCCGGACAGGGCGCCGACAAGGAGACGAAGAACTACGTCAAGGAGCGCTATCAGTCGGCGCTGCAGCTGATCCGGAACATCGAGCAGCGGCGGCAGACGATCCTGAGGGTGTGCGAAGCGATCGTGCGCCGGCAGCGCGAGTTTCTGGAGAACGGCATCGACGCGCTGCGGCCGATGATGATCAAAGAGGTGGCGGAGGAGATCGGGGTGCATCCGTCGACGGTGAGCCGGGCGGTGGCCAACAAGTTCGCGCACACGCCGCAGGGCGTGTTCGAGCTGCGGTTTTTCTTCTCCGAAGCGGTGCAGGGCCCGTCGGGCGGGTCGATTCCGCTGCTGACGCTGAAGCGGATGGTGAAGAAGATGATCGAAGAGGAGGACAAGAGGAAGCCTCTGACCGACGATCAGATCGCCGCCGCGCTGCAGAAGCAGGGCATCCAGGTGACCCGCAGGACGGTGGCCAAGTACCGGGAGGACATGAAGATTCCCTCGACGCACCACCGCCGCGCCAGGGACTGAAGAGCAGTCTGCGGCGCGGCCGCACTCGCGCCGGGAATGGAAAGGCAAGTCCATGAAAATCACATTCACCGGAAAGCAGGACAAGCTGACTCCCTCGCAGGAGCGGAAGCTCGCCATGGCGTTCGCGCGCCTCTCGAAGCTGCTCGAGCGGCGGGGCGAGAAGGGAGCCCAGGTCATCTTGAGCGAAGAGCGGCACCTCCGCCACGCGGAGGTGCGGGTGAACTTCTACGATCACGCGCTGTTTGGCAAGGGATCGGCGCCGGACCAGTTCACGGCGATCATGGACGCGGTCGAGAAGGTGGAGAAGCAGGCGCAGCGGCTGCTGGAGAAGAAGCGCGAGAAGAAGCGCTCGTCGTCGCCGCGCAAAGAAGCGGCGCTGGCCGCGGCCGAGTCCGTGGAAGAGTTCGGCGCGGAAGCCGCCGCCCCGCGGAAGGCGAAAAAGGGAAAGCGGCAGGCGGCGGCTGAAATCGAAGAGTCCGAGGCGGCGCGGCCGGCGCGCGTGGTGCGGGCCGCATCGCGCGCCAACGGCAAGCCGATGACGCTGGAAGAAGCGATGCTGGCCATGGAGGACGGGCGGGACTACCTGCTGTACCGCGACGCGGACACGGACCGGCCGCACATCCTGATCCGGCGCAGCGACGGGGCGGTCGATCTCGTGGAAGCCTGACCATGACCGCCGCCAGCCGTTCGCCCGAGCTGGTCATCATCACCGGCCTGAGCGGCTCGGGCAAGGGCACGGTGCTCAGAACGCTGGAGGACCACGGCTACTACGCCGTCGACAACCTGCCGCTCGGGCTGATCGAAACGTTCGCGGAGCTGACGCAGGACTCGCCGAACATCCGCCGGGCGGCTCTCGTGGTGGACATCCGCGAGCGCGAGCAGCTGCAGCAGCTGCCGGACATCGTGGCCAAGCTGCGCAAGAAGCTGCGGACGCGGCTGCTGTTTCTCGACGCCGACGACGAAGCGCTGGTGCGCCGCTACAGCGAGACGCGGCGGCCGCATCCGCTGGGCGGGCACCGCAGCGTGCTGCGCAGCGTGCAGCTTGAGCGCAAACAGCTTGCCGGCATCCGCGCGCTGGCCGATTTCGTGCTCAACACGAGCGAGCTGAACGTCCATCAGCTGCGCAAGCGGGTGGGCGAGATCTTCGGCGCGCCCGACGACGCGGGGCTGCAGGTCCACGTGATGAGCTTCGGCTTCAAGCACGGGCTGCCGCCGGAAAGCGATCTCGTGTTCGATGTCCGGTTCCTGCCCAACCCGAACTACATCCCCGAGCTCCGCAAGCTCACCGGCAAGCATGCGGGCGTGGCGCGCTACGTGCGCAGCTTCCCGCAGACGCAGGAGTTTCTGGACCGGATCACGGGGCTGCTGCTGTACCTGATGCCGCACTATGTGGCGGAGGGGAAGAGCTACCTGACCATCGCGTTCGGCTGCACGGGCGGGCGGCACCGCTCCGTGATGATCGCCGGAGAGGTGGCGCGGCGGCTGAAAAAAGCAGGCTATTCCGTCCGCACGGCCCATCGCGACATCGAAAAAGAGTAGACGGCCGGGCGCGTTTCACCCGGTTGTTACAATGAAGACACAGGGCCCGAGCGGGAGATGCCTGCCGTTACCGCCATTGCCGAAGAGATTCTCGAGCTGAAGAAGCAGCGCAACGCGATCCTGCTGGCGCACCACTATCAGGAGAGCGAGATTCAGGAGCTCGCCGATGCGGTGGGCGACAGCCTGGAGCTGGCGCGCCGCGCGCAGAGCTTCGACGGCGAGGTGATCGCCTTCTGCGGCGTGTGGTTCATGGCGGAGACGGCGAAGATCCTGAACCCGTCGAAGACGGTGATCGTGCCCGACGCGGAAGCCGGCTGCAGCCTTGTGGATTCGTGCCCGGCGGAGCAGCTGCGGGCGTGGAAGCGGAAGCATCCGGATCACGCCGTGGTGAGCTACATCAACACGTCGGCGGAGGTGAAGGCGGAGAGCGACATCATCTGCACGTCGCGCAACGCGGTGCAGGTGGTGGAGTCGATTCCGGCGGACCGTCCGGTGCTGTTCGCGCCGGACGTGAACCTGGGCCGGTGGGTGCAGCAGCAGACCGGGCGCGCGAATCTGACGCTCTGGCAGGGCGCCTGCATCGTCCATGCGACGTTTGCGGCGCGGCGGCTGACGGCGGCGAAGATGGAGCATCCCGAAGCCGTGATAGCCGCGCACCCCGAGTGCCCGCCCGAAGTGCTGCGCATGGCGGAGTTCATCGGCTCGACCTCGGCGATCATCGACTGGGTTGTGGCGCACCCGGCGCGCGAGTTCATCGTGATGACCGAGAGCGGCGTGCAGCACACGCTGAAGCGGCGGGCGCCGGAGAAGCGGTTCTACTTCGTGCCCAACGAGCAGTGCAACTGCAGCGAGTGCCCGTACATGAAGCGGAACACGCTCGAAAAGCTGCGCGACGCGCTGGCGAGCCTTTCGCCGCGCGTGGAACTCAGTCCGGAGCTGATCGAGCGGGCGCGGCTGCCGCTCGAGCGAATGCTGGCGCTGCGGTAAACTTTGATTTGCGCATTTCGCGGCGCCTTCATGGAGAGCCACGGCACATCCCTGATCGACGGCTACGGCAGGCTGCACGACAATCTCAGAGTCAGCGTCACGGACCGCTGCAACATCCGGTGTTTCTACTGCATGCCGGAGCGGGACGTGGAATACGTGCCGCGGGCGGAGATCCTGACGTTCGAGGAGATTGAACGGTTCGTCCGGATCGCCGCCTCGCTGGGCGTGCGGAAGGTGCGGCTGACGGGGGGCGAGCCGCTGGTGCGGCGGAACCTCGACGGGCTGGTGCGCAGGCTGGCTGCGATTCCGGGCATCGAGGACCTGGCGCTGACGACGAACGGCGTCCTGCTGGCTGATCAGGCGGAGGCGCTGCGGCGGGCGGGGCTGAAGCGGCTGAACGTGCATCTGGACACGCTGGACCGGGCGAAGTTTTGCGAGATCACGCGGCGCGACGAGCTGCCGCGCGTGCTGGCGGGAATCGAGGCGGCGCGGCGGGCGGGGTTCGATTCGATCAAGATCAATGCGGTGGCGGTGAAGGGGCTGTGCGAGAGCGATGTCGTGCCGCTGGCGCATTTCGGCCGCGAGCACGGTTTTCAGATCCGCTACATCGAGTTCATGCCGCTGGACGCGCAGGGCATCTGGGACACGGGCAGGGTGCTCCGGATGGAAGAGATCCTGCGCCTGCTGGGCGAGGAGTTCGGACCGCTGGAGCCGGTGCCGGATCCTGACCCGCGGGCGCCGGCGCTGGAATACCGGTTTGCCGACGGGCGGGGCTCGGTGGGCTTCATCGCCAGCGTCAGCCGGCCGTTCTGCCTGAACTGCAACCGCATCCGGCTGACGGCGGACGGACATCTGCGCTACTGCCTGTTCGCCATCGAAGAGACCGACATCCGGGGGCTGATGCGGGGCGGAGCAGACGACGGACAGATCCGCGAGGCGATCCGGCGGACGGTGGCGGCGAAGTGGCTGGGGCACGAGATTCAGCAGCCCGGGTTCGTGCCGCCGCCCCGGCCGATGTATGCGATTGGAGGTTGATGCCGTTGCGCAAGCGCCTGCCGTGGGCCGCCGCGTTGCTGCTGTGCGGCTTCTTCGTGATGGCGGGCCTGTGGTTTCTTCCCTACCCCGGAGCGCAGTACGACGAGCTGCTGTTTCTGAACGGCGTGGTGCGGCCGGAGGTGGCGGAGTTCTGGGCGGAGCTGCCGTGGGCGGGGCGCGTGCCGACGATGCAGATGAGCTACCTGGGCACGGTGAAGGCTCTCGTGTACCGTCCGGTGTTCCGCGCGTGGGGTTTCAGCGACTGGTCGCTGCGCGTGCCGGTGCTGCTGCTGGGCGCGGCGTCCGTGTGGCTCTTTTTTCTGACTGCGCGGAGGCTGGGCGGAGCGAAGGCGGCGGCGGCCGCTACGGCGCTGCTGGCGACGGATGCGTGCTACCTGCTGACGTCGGTGTTCGACTGGGGTCCGGTGGCGATCCAGCATTTCTGCCTGACGGCGGGGCTGTATGCGATGGTGCGGTTCGCGCAGGAGAAGCGGGCGGGGTGGCTGTTTGCAGGCGCCTTGTTTGCGGGTCTCGGACTGTGGGACAAGGCGCTGTTCCTGTGGGTGCTGGGCGGGATGGGGCTGGGCGTTCTGCTGGTGTTTCCGCGGGAGACGTGGCAGGCGGCGCGGCAGTGGCGGCTGGCGGGCGCGGCGGTGCTGGGGTTCGCGATCGGCGCGGCGCCGTTCCTGCACTACAACCTCTCGACCGGGTGGCGGACTTTCCAGGGCACGGCGCGGCGGGATAGCTGGAGCGCGCTGTTCCAGAAAACAGTGGTGCTGGACCGGACGCTCGACGGCGGCGGGCTGCTGGGCTATCTGGTGCGGGACGCGTCCGAGGGCGAGCCGGCGGACCTGACGGAGCGGGAGAAAACGATCCTGGCCATTGCGCGCCGGCTGGGGATGCCGCGGCAGAGCTGGCAGGCGCTGCTGCTGGTGCTGGCGCTGGCTGCCGCTCCCGTGCTGAACTGGCGCACGCCGCGGAGGCGCGTGGCGCTGCTGGGGAGCGCGGCCATCGTGGCCGCATGGGCGC
This DNA window, taken from Bryobacteraceae bacterium, encodes the following:
- the rpoN gene encoding RNA polymerase sigma-54 factor — protein: MSLISQRLQLGVKQQQILTPGLVQMVTVLQLNKLELREKIVQEIASNPVLEVSDEGEELTPAEVQAMLEAERAPEPSDREVLQVTMAAAEEAAAEAGERLTAEETATDAAAAEPAAEEEPAAASAAEKAADPFEQVDFGDYFDEWMDPGFRTQAAEDSEKPSFELFLSAPVTLSEHLRQQLALVVLDEEVRAAADAIIGNLDETGYLSVPLEEIAQSEGFSEKALKEALAAVQRLDPAGVGARSLQECLLLQLDSRGARGGVAWQIVENHLKLVESRSTKELMRLLGRPQEHIEIALEVIRHLDPKPGLKYSGPGARQVEPDVFITKNGDEYVIQIADEDLPPLRINGSYRRLLDPGQGADKETKNYVKERYQSALQLIRNIEQRRQTILRVCEAIVRRQREFLENGIDALRPMMIKEVAEEIGVHPSTVSRAVANKFAHTPQGVFELRFFFSEAVQGPSGGSIPLLTLKRMVKKMIEEEDKRKPLTDDQIAAALQKQGIQVTRRTVAKYREDMKIPSTHHRRARD
- a CDS encoding nucleotide-binding protein, with translation MTAASRSPELVIITGLSGSGKGTVLRTLEDHGYYAVDNLPLGLIETFAELTQDSPNIRRAALVVDIREREQLQQLPDIVAKLRKKLRTRLLFLDADDEALVRRYSETRRPHPLGGHRSVLRSVQLERKQLAGIRALADFVLNTSELNVHQLRKRVGEIFGAPDDAGLQVHVMSFGFKHGLPPESDLVFDVRFLPNPNYIPELRKLTGKHAGVARYVRSFPQTQEFLDRITGLLLYLMPHYVAEGKSYLTIAFGCTGGRHRSVMIAGEVARRLKKAGYSVRTAHRDIEKE
- the nadA gene encoding quinolinate synthase A, with translation MPAVTAIAEEILELKKQRNAILLAHHYQESEIQELADAVGDSLELARRAQSFDGEVIAFCGVWFMAETAKILNPSKTVIVPDAEAGCSLVDSCPAEQLRAWKRKHPDHAVVSYINTSAEVKAESDIICTSRNAVQVVESIPADRPVLFAPDVNLGRWVQQQTGRANLTLWQGACIVHATFAARRLTAAKMEHPEAVIAAHPECPPEVLRMAEFIGSTSAIIDWVVAHPAREFIVMTESGVQHTLKRRAPEKRFYFVPNEQCNCSECPYMKRNTLEKLRDALASLSPRVELSPELIERARLPLERMLALR
- the moaA gene encoding GTP 3',8-cyclase, with translation MESHGTSLIDGYGRLHDNLRVSVTDRCNIRCFYCMPERDVEYVPRAEILTFEEIERFVRIAASLGVRKVRLTGGEPLVRRNLDGLVRRLAAIPGIEDLALTTNGVLLADQAEALRRAGLKRLNVHLDTLDRAKFCEITRRDELPRVLAGIEAARRAGFDSIKINAVAVKGLCESDVVPLAHFGREHGFQIRYIEFMPLDAQGIWDTGRVLRMEEILRLLGEEFGPLEPVPDPDPRAPALEYRFADGRGSVGFIASVSRPFCLNCNRIRLTADGHLRYCLFAIEETDIRGLMRGGADDGQIREAIRRTVAAKWLGHEIQQPGFVPPPRPMYAIGG